A stretch of the Polynucleobacter tropicus genome encodes the following:
- the argB gene encoding acetylglutamate kinase, with protein sequence MTKHLTSISDISPLLKAEILAEALPYIRAYHGKTIVIKYGGNAMVEERLKESFARDVILLKLVGMNPVVVHGGGPQIDEALKKIGKTGTFIQGMRVTDEETMEVVEWVLGGEVQQDIVMLINHFGGQAVGLTGKDGGLIHAKKMMIPSDTEPGKKVDIGFVGEIEAINPAVVKALQDDAFIPVISPIGFSAEGQAYNINADLVAGKMAEILHAEKLVMMTNIPGVMDKNGKLLTDLTAREIDGLFADGTISGGMLPKISSALDAAKSGVNSVHIIDGRIEHSLLLEILTEQAFGTMIRSR encoded by the coding sequence ATGACTAAGCATTTGACTTCTATTAGTGATATCTCGCCTCTATTAAAGGCAGAGATTCTTGCTGAGGCATTGCCTTATATTCGTGCGTATCACGGCAAAACCATCGTTATTAAATACGGTGGAAATGCTATGGTCGAGGAGCGACTCAAGGAAAGTTTTGCGCGTGATGTGATCTTGTTGAAATTGGTTGGCATGAATCCCGTTGTGGTTCATGGCGGCGGCCCACAAATTGATGAGGCCCTAAAAAAGATTGGCAAGACTGGAACGTTTATCCAGGGTATGCGGGTGACCGATGAAGAAACCATGGAAGTAGTTGAGTGGGTTCTCGGTGGTGAGGTACAGCAGGATATCGTGATGCTGATCAACCATTTTGGCGGTCAAGCTGTTGGCTTGACTGGCAAGGATGGCGGCTTGATTCATGCGAAGAAAATGATGATTCCTAGCGATACAGAGCCGGGCAAGAAGGTGGATATTGGTTTTGTAGGTGAGATTGAGGCAATCAATCCAGCCGTTGTGAAGGCTCTACAGGACGACGCATTTATTCCGGTAATTTCGCCGATTGGCTTTAGCGCGGAAGGTCAGGCATACAACATTAATGCTGATCTGGTTGCTGGCAAGATGGCAGAAATTTTGCATGCGGAAAAATTAGTCATGATGACGAATATTCCGGGTGTAATGGATAAAAATGGCAAGTTGCTGACGGATTTAACCGCTAGAGAAATTGACGGCTTATTTGCAGATGGCACTATTTCAGGTGGCATGTTGCCAAAAATTTCTTCCGCTTTGGATGCAGCTAAGAGTGGCGTAAATTCAGTGCACATTATTGATGGTCGTATTGAGCATTCCTTGCTATTAGAAATTTTGACCGAACAAGCTTTTGGTACGATGATTCGTTCCAGATAA
- a CDS encoding tyrosine recombinase XerC — protein sequence MKLKPANLHPLMQEYLHELHILRQLSAHTLKAYGMDLGDLQSFAQDDSVDLLKVTNAHVRRWAGRLHSKDKSSRTIARALSAWRGWYEWLTEKNARHDAQSGKVSAQLAANPVDDVKAPKRLKSLPKALSVEQALALVNQAVKEADEKKDLESIRDAAIIDLLYSSGLRLSELLGIDVMQSKDRQHESAGWLDWDAAEVTVLGKGGKRRSVPVGAPAMKSLMAWRSIRDSDINLNAESIALFLSANGKRLSPRTVQARLRTLAIRAGLPTHVHPHMMRHSFASHVLQSSQDLRAVQEMLGHASIASTQIYTSLDFQHLAQAYDKAHPRAKAGKA from the coding sequence ATGAAATTAAAGCCGGCTAATCTTCATCCACTCATGCAAGAGTATTTGCATGAGCTTCATATATTGCGTCAACTCTCCGCGCATACGCTTAAAGCGTATGGGATGGATTTAGGCGATTTACAAAGTTTTGCACAAGACGACTCAGTTGATTTGTTAAAAGTAACGAATGCCCACGTTCGTCGTTGGGCGGGGCGTTTGCATTCCAAAGACAAGTCATCCAGAACTATCGCGCGTGCTTTATCTGCTTGGCGTGGATGGTATGAATGGTTGACGGAAAAAAATGCTCGGCACGATGCGCAGTCGGGCAAAGTTAGTGCGCAGTTAGCAGCCAATCCCGTGGATGATGTAAAGGCACCAAAGCGCCTGAAGTCCTTACCCAAAGCTCTCTCGGTCGAGCAAGCCCTTGCCTTGGTGAATCAAGCCGTAAAAGAAGCGGATGAGAAAAAGGATTTAGAGTCGATTCGGGATGCCGCGATTATTGATTTGCTGTATTCCTCTGGTTTGCGCTTGTCCGAGCTTTTAGGCATTGACGTTATGCAGAGCAAAGATCGTCAGCATGAATCCGCGGGATGGTTAGATTGGGATGCTGCGGAAGTAACTGTTTTGGGCAAGGGCGGCAAAAGACGATCTGTGCCAGTCGGCGCCCCTGCAATGAAATCTTTGATGGCATGGCGAAGTATTCGGGATTCGGATATAAATCTAAATGCCGAATCGATTGCATTATTTTTGTCGGCAAATGGCAAGCGTTTATCACCTCGTACGGTGCAGGCGCGTTTGCGAACTTTGGCTATCCGTGCAGGTTTACCCACCCATGTTCACCCACATATGATGCGCCACAGTTTTGCTAGTCATGTTTTGCAATCCTCACAGGATTTACGCGCCGTGCAAGAAATGCTGGGGCATGCCAGTATTGCCAGCACGCAGATTTATACCTCTTTAGATTTTCAGCATCTAGCGCAGGCATACGATAAAGCGCATCCGCGCGCTAAGGCTGGCAAAGCTTGA
- the gatA gene encoding Asp-tRNA(Asn)/Glu-tRNA(Gln) amidotransferase subunit GatA — protein sequence MSWHNTSVALMAKALAAKEVSSKELTQYFLDRIESEKRWNAFIDVNAHLSLEQADKADLLISAGKAGKLTGIPVAHKDVFVTRGWKTTAASKILADYQSPFDATVVANLGIPDANNPNGAGMVCLGKTNMDEFAMGSSNENSAYGPALNPWNASCVAGGSSGGSAAAVAAGLAPIATGTDTGGSIRQPAAFCGLTGIKPTYGRVSRYGMIAYASSLDQAGPMGKTAEDCALLLTAMSSHDPRDSTSLSDSGEDYGRYLNQAWQEGNANPAKPLEGLRVGLPKEFFAEGLAADVAKSVNEAAKLLESLGAKLVEVSLPKTKLSIPVYYVLAPAEASSNLSRFDGVRYGHRASEYKDLGDMYQKSRTEGFGAEVRRRIMIGTYVLCHGYYDAYYLQAQKIRRIIASDFQAALKECDVILGPVAPDVAWRLGEKSKDPVQMYLEDIYTLSTNLAGLPAMSAPCGFNANNLPIGMQLIGNYFSEAHLLQIAHQYQQASDWHLRQASEVA from the coding sequence ATGAGCTGGCACAACACTTCCGTTGCCCTAATGGCAAAAGCGCTGGCCGCAAAAGAGGTGTCCAGCAAAGAATTAACTCAGTACTTTTTAGACCGTATTGAGTCTGAGAAAAGGTGGAATGCATTCATTGATGTGAATGCTCACTTAAGTTTAGAGCAAGCAGATAAAGCCGACTTGCTCATTTCTGCTGGCAAAGCAGGCAAATTGACTGGCATCCCAGTTGCACATAAAGATGTCTTTGTAACTCGTGGGTGGAAGACTACTGCAGCCTCCAAAATCTTGGCCGATTACCAAAGTCCTTTCGATGCAACAGTGGTTGCCAATCTGGGAATTCCAGATGCGAATAATCCGAATGGCGCTGGTATGGTTTGCCTGGGCAAAACCAATATGGATGAGTTTGCGATGGGCTCATCGAATGAGAATTCAGCTTATGGGCCCGCCCTCAACCCTTGGAATGCATCCTGTGTTGCGGGTGGCTCATCAGGAGGGTCAGCTGCTGCTGTTGCCGCAGGCTTGGCGCCGATAGCAACAGGCACAGACACTGGCGGGTCTATTCGTCAGCCAGCCGCATTTTGTGGCCTAACTGGAATTAAGCCCACTTATGGGCGCGTTTCTCGTTACGGCATGATTGCCTATGCCTCTTCTTTAGATCAGGCTGGACCAATGGGCAAGACGGCAGAAGATTGCGCCTTATTGTTGACGGCGATGTCTTCACATGATCCGCGTGATTCCACCTCTTTGTCTGATTCTGGTGAAGATTACGGTCGCTATCTAAATCAGGCTTGGCAAGAAGGAAACGCAAATCCTGCGAAACCCTTAGAGGGTTTGAGAGTTGGCTTACCCAAAGAGTTTTTTGCTGAAGGTTTAGCGGCAGATGTTGCAAAGTCTGTAAACGAAGCAGCAAAGCTTTTAGAAAGCTTGGGCGCTAAATTAGTTGAAGTCAGTTTGCCAAAAACAAAATTATCGATCCCGGTGTATTACGTATTGGCACCAGCAGAAGCATCCAGTAATTTGAGTCGCTTCGATGGAGTTCGTTATGGACATCGCGCTAGTGAATACAAAGATCTCGGTGATATGTATCAAAAATCTCGTACCGAAGGATTTGGTGCGGAAGTGAGACGTCGCATCATGATTGGAACTTATGTTCTTTGTCATGGTTACTACGACGCATACTATTTGCAAGCACAAAAAATTCGACGCATTATTGCTTCAGACTTTCAGGCGGCACTTAAAGAGTGCGATGTCATCTTGGGGCCCGTAGCACCTGATGTGGCTTGGCGTTTGGGTGAGAAGTCAAAAGACCCAGTGCAAATGTATCTAGAAGATATCTATACGCTATCGACTAACCTCGCGGGCTTGCCTGCAATGAGTGCCCCCTGTGGATTTAATGCAAATAATTTACCAATTGGTATGCAGTTGATCGGCAATTATTTTTCTGAAGCGCATCTATTGCAAATTGCGCATCAATATCAGCAAGCCAGCGATTGGCATTTGCGTCAAGCAAGCGAGGTGGCATGA
- the mreD gene encoding rod shape-determining protein MreD, giving the protein MIDFQSGYILRPVNPAFIYFSLFCALLLNLFPIGNYSWAPDWLILCIVFWNIHQHRYVDVVWAFILGLIMDVHNSDLLGLHAFSYSLVAYIAISWHRRIVALTVLSQALHLIPIFLLVSLFPVLVHWALSGELYWWALTGSIQALIEAALWPFATRILLAPQRRPIDVDYNRPL; this is encoded by the coding sequence ATGATTGATTTTCAAAGTGGCTACATCTTGCGCCCGGTAAATCCGGCATTTATTTACTTCAGCCTATTTTGCGCACTACTACTTAATCTATTTCCAATCGGCAATTACAGTTGGGCACCAGACTGGCTCATTCTATGCATCGTGTTTTGGAATATCCACCAACACCGTTATGTTGATGTTGTTTGGGCATTTATTTTGGGCCTAATAATGGATGTTCATAATTCTGATCTTTTGGGATTGCATGCATTCAGTTATTCATTGGTTGCTTACATTGCAATCTCTTGGCATCGACGCATTGTTGCCTTGACTGTTCTCTCCCAGGCGCTACATCTTATTCCTATATTTTTATTGGTCTCCTTGTTTCCCGTATTGGTACACTGGGCCCTTAGTGGCGAGCTTTACTGGTGGGCATTAACAGGCTCCATTCAAGCTTTAATAGAGGCGGCGCTTTGGCCGTTTGCGACACGCATTTTATTGGCACCACAACGTCGTCCCATTGATGTTGATTACAATCGCCCGCTTTAA
- the gatC gene encoding Asp-tRNA(Asn)/Glu-tRNA(Gln) amidotransferase subunit GatC encodes MKLDDVQRIAHLSRLELSQKEAEAVLPQLQAVFSLVEEMQAVNTEGLEPLAHPILFLRELAQPLRADEVTESDQRTENMQSAPAQQDGYFLVPKVIE; translated from the coding sequence ATGAAACTTGATGATGTTCAGCGCATTGCGCACCTTTCCAGGCTTGAGTTAAGCCAAAAAGAAGCTGAGGCAGTTTTGCCTCAGCTGCAGGCGGTTTTTTCCCTTGTTGAGGAAATGCAGGCTGTTAATACTGAGGGTCTTGAGCCACTAGCTCACCCTATTTTGTTTTTGCGTGAATTGGCCCAGCCTTTGCGTGCTGACGAGGTAACTGAGTCTGACCAGCGCACCGAAAACATGCAATCCGCACCCGCCCAGCAAGATGGTTACTTCTTGGTTCCAAAGGTGATCGAATGA
- the gatB gene encoding Asp-tRNA(Asn)/Glu-tRNA(Gln) amidotransferase subunit GatB — protein MQWEIVIGLETHAQLQTQSKIFSGASTRFGAAPNTQACAVDLALPGVLPVLNREAVEHAIRFGLAVGAKISPASIFARKNYFYPDLPKGYQISQFEIPVVVGGKIEILVGDEVKTVELTRAHMEEDAGKSVHEEGFIGPHGEPSSGIDLNRAGTPLLEIVTEPVMRSAAEAVAYAKALHGLVVWLGVCDGNMQEGSFRCDANVSVRPKGQVEFGTRCEIKNLNSFRFLEEAIQYEVRRQIELIEDGGTVVQETRLYDPDRGETRSMRSKEDANDYRYFPDPDLLPVVIDDAWIANVRSTMPALPADLRGQWQADYGLSAYDVQLLSQDRDTAKVFEELLAIVGKPLAKAAANLIAGEFASSINRAGIAIADVPLKAEHLAPLLTRVADGTISNKIAKDIFATLWDDAIAGKSISTVDQIIDAKGLKQISDSGALEAIIDQVLAANQKSVEEFRSGKEKAFNALVGQIMKASQGKANPGQVNELLRKKLS, from the coding sequence ATGCAGTGGGAAATCGTTATTGGTCTAGAAACACACGCGCAATTACAAACGCAATCAAAAATTTTTAGCGGTGCTAGCACCCGTTTTGGTGCCGCTCCAAATACGCAAGCATGTGCCGTGGATTTAGCTTTGCCAGGTGTGCTACCAGTTCTCAATCGCGAAGCTGTTGAGCATGCTATTCGTTTTGGTTTGGCTGTGGGCGCGAAGATCTCACCAGCAAGTATTTTTGCTCGTAAGAATTATTTTTATCCTGATTTACCCAAGGGCTATCAAATTAGTCAGTTTGAGATTCCAGTTGTGGTCGGTGGGAAGATTGAAATTCTGGTGGGCGATGAAGTTAAGACCGTTGAACTTACTCGCGCTCACATGGAAGAAGATGCGGGTAAGTCTGTCCATGAAGAAGGTTTCATTGGCCCACATGGCGAGCCTTCGAGTGGCATCGATCTCAATCGTGCTGGCACGCCTCTTTTAGAGATTGTGACCGAGCCAGTAATGCGTAGTGCTGCCGAGGCAGTGGCATATGCCAAAGCTTTGCACGGCCTGGTGGTCTGGTTGGGTGTTTGCGACGGGAATATGCAAGAAGGATCTTTCCGTTGCGATGCTAACGTATCAGTGCGCCCAAAAGGTCAGGTTGAGTTTGGTACACGTTGTGAGATCAAAAACTTGAACTCTTTCCGTTTCTTGGAAGAGGCAATTCAATATGAAGTGCGTCGCCAAATAGAATTGATTGAAGATGGCGGCACTGTGGTTCAGGAAACTCGTCTATACGATCCTGATCGCGGTGAGACTCGTAGTATGCGCAGCAAAGAAGATGCGAATGACTACCGCTATTTCCCAGATCCCGATTTATTGCCAGTAGTAATCGATGATGCATGGATTGCTAATGTACGCAGCACGATGCCCGCATTGCCTGCTGATCTGCGTGGACAATGGCAGGCTGATTACGGGCTCAGCGCATACGATGTACAGCTATTAAGCCAAGATCGCGATACCGCTAAAGTTTTTGAGGAGTTATTAGCTATTGTTGGCAAACCATTGGCTAAGGCGGCTGCGAATTTAATTGCTGGAGAATTTGCTTCGTCAATTAATCGCGCTGGGATTGCGATTGCTGATGTGCCATTAAAGGCGGAACATTTGGCGCCGCTGCTGACTCGAGTTGCTGATGGCACGATTTCGAACAAGATTGCAAAAGATATTTTTGCAACACTTTGGGATGATGCAATCGCAGGCAAATCAATCAGTACAGTTGATCAAATTATTGATGCAAAAGGCTTGAAACAAATCAGTGATAGCGGTGCATTAGAGGCCATCATTGATCAGGTGCTTGCCGCTAATCAAAAGTCGGTTGAAGAATTCCGCTCCGGAAAAGAGAAGGCCTTCAATGCTTTGGTTGGCCAGATTATGAAAGCCTCTCAGGGAAAAGCAAATCCTGGTCAGGTAAATGAATTGCTGCGTAAAAAACTGAGCTAA
- a CDS encoding CobW family GTP-binding protein, which yields MALIPVTILTGFLGSGKTTLLKHILTEDHGKKIAVIENEFGEENIDNDILVQDHEENIVQMSNGCICCTIRGDLVEALNALWDQRKDKKINFDRVVIETTGVANPGPVAQTFFMDDDVADHYVLDAVVTLVDAKHGQQQLTEHEEAQRQVGFADQIFITKTDLVSAAEVEALRSRLMHMNPRAPISAISKGVVPLNAVLDLKGFNLNAKLDIDPHFLEQDEHDHANCGHNHSHDHDHSTCGHDHSHDHHHGHAGHTDRIQSFVFRSDKPFNHKKLEDFLGGILEVFGEKMLRYKGVLYVKGSSRKVVFQGVHQMMGSDLAGPWGSEPKQTRMVFIGIDLPKDTLLAGLEGCLV from the coding sequence ATGGCATTAATTCCTGTAACTATATTGACCGGCTTTTTAGGAAGTGGCAAAACCACATTGTTAAAACATATTCTGACTGAAGATCACGGTAAAAAAATTGCGGTGATTGAGAATGAGTTTGGCGAGGAAAATATCGATAACGATATTCTGGTTCAAGACCATGAAGAGAATATTGTGCAAATGAGTAATGGTTGTATTTGTTGCACCATTCGCGGTGACTTGGTTGAAGCATTAAATGCTTTATGGGATCAGCGAAAAGATAAAAAAATTAATTTTGATCGCGTTGTCATTGAAACTACGGGGGTAGCAAACCCAGGGCCTGTAGCGCAAACTTTCTTTATGGATGATGATGTAGCGGATCATTATGTGCTTGATGCCGTAGTGACTTTGGTGGATGCTAAGCATGGCCAGCAGCAATTGACTGAGCATGAGGAAGCCCAGCGCCAAGTGGGTTTCGCGGATCAAATTTTTATTACAAAAACAGATTTAGTATCGGCAGCTGAAGTGGAGGCTTTGCGTAGTCGTTTAATGCACATGAATCCAAGAGCGCCCATTAGCGCAATTTCTAAAGGCGTGGTTCCATTAAATGCCGTTTTAGATCTCAAGGGTTTCAATTTAAATGCGAAGTTAGATATTGATCCTCATTTCTTGGAGCAGGATGAGCATGATCATGCTAACTGCGGTCATAACCACTCCCATGATCACGACCACAGCACTTGCGGACACGATCATAGCCATGACCATCATCATGGTCATGCGGGGCATACAGATCGCATTCAGTCCTTCGTTTTTCGTAGTGATAAACCCTTTAATCATAAAAAATTAGAAGATTTTTTGGGGGGCATTTTGGAGGTCTTTGGCGAGAAGATGTTGCGCTATAAGGGCGTGCTTTATGTCAAAGGAAGTAGCCGAAAAGTGGTGTTTCAGGGGGTGCATCAGATGATGGGTAGCGATTTGGCTGGTCCTTGGGGATCTGAGCCTAAACAAACCCGTATGGTCTTCATAGGCATTGATTTGCCTAAAGACACCCTACTGGCAGGGCTTGAGGGCTGTTTGGTCTAG
- a CDS encoding rod shape-determining protein yields the protein MFGFFRSYFSNDLAIDLGTANTLIYMRERGIVLDEPSVVAIRQEGGPNGKKTILAVGKEAKAMLGRVPGNIEAIRPMKDGVIADFTITEQMLKQFIKLVHESKLLKPSPRIIICVPCGSTQVERRAIRESALGAGASQVFLIEEPMAAAIGSGLPVSEAAGSMVVDIGGGTTEVGMMSLGGMVYKGSVRVGGDKFDEAITNYIRRNYGMLIGEQTAELIKKTIGSAFPGAEVREMEVKGRNLSEGIPRSFTVTSNEILEALTDPLNQIVTAVKAALEQIPPELASDIAERGMMLTGGGALLRDLDRLLLEETGLPIHVAEDPLTCVARGCGIALERMDKLGGVFSQE from the coding sequence ATGTTTGGTTTTTTTCGCAGCTACTTTTCCAACGACCTAGCCATCGACCTTGGCACCGCCAACACCTTAATTTATATGCGTGAGCGGGGAATTGTCTTAGATGAGCCATCGGTTGTAGCCATCCGCCAAGAGGGCGGACCAAACGGCAAAAAAACGATTCTAGCCGTCGGCAAAGAGGCAAAAGCGATGTTGGGCCGTGTTCCAGGGAATATTGAAGCAATTCGCCCAATGAAAGATGGCGTTATCGCTGACTTCACAATTACCGAACAAATGCTTAAGCAGTTTATCAAGCTTGTGCATGAGAGCAAACTTCTAAAACCAAGCCCACGCATCATCATTTGCGTGCCCTGCGGATCAACTCAGGTTGAGCGTCGCGCTATTCGCGAATCTGCATTAGGCGCAGGCGCTTCGCAAGTTTTCTTAATTGAAGAACCAATGGCTGCTGCAATTGGTTCTGGCCTGCCTGTATCAGAAGCAGCAGGTTCGATGGTTGTTGATATCGGCGGTGGTACAACTGAGGTTGGCATGATGTCACTAGGCGGCATGGTTTACAAAGGATCTGTTCGCGTAGGCGGAGACAAATTTGATGAAGCCATAACCAATTACATCCGCCGTAACTATGGAATGCTGATTGGCGAACAAACTGCCGAACTAATCAAAAAGACTATTGGTTCCGCCTTCCCTGGAGCAGAAGTCCGTGAAATGGAAGTAAAGGGGCGCAACTTATCAGAAGGCATCCCCCGTAGCTTTACCGTAACAAGTAATGAAATTTTGGAAGCATTAACTGATCCATTGAATCAAATTGTGACCGCAGTAAAGGCCGCTCTAGAACAAATTCCTCCAGAACTGGCGTCAGATATCGCAGAACGCGGCATGATGCTCACGGGTGGTGGCGCGTTATTGCGAGACTTGGATCGTCTCTTGCTAGAAGAGACGGGCTTGCCCATTCACGTGGCCGAAGATCCATTAACTTGCGTCGCTAGGGGCTGCGGTATCGCGCTTGAGCGTATGGATAAGTTGGGTGGCGTGTTCTCGCAAGAGTAA
- the mreC gene encoding rod shape-determining protein MreC, protein MQHSAPPLFRQGIPALLKLIVCLSISITLMLIDFRFKALDPIRNYVNWFLRPLEYVMMAPRNAFEITSEYFTTRSALDKENQAMKAHLAELSLLANQSEFLMIENQNLRELMALQKQASFKTLSVEILFNPPNPISQRIVINRGSNDGLKLGNPIANDAGILGQVVRLYERSAEVSLLEDRDFAVPVQVARNGLRAAVFGTGRGNPLELRYLPVASDLEVGDVLLTSGIDGVYPPGFAVAVISKIERNVDKNSSNVFCEPVAAVNRYRQALALLYDPQFDAKAPINNKPDAGTQNNTPGRRQTRARGMQ, encoded by the coding sequence TTGCAACATAGCGCCCCACCACTTTTCAGACAAGGCATTCCAGCCTTACTTAAGCTAATTGTCTGTCTGTCAATCAGCATCACTCTGATGCTGATTGATTTTCGTTTTAAAGCACTTGATCCGATTCGCAATTATGTAAATTGGTTTTTGCGCCCACTTGAATACGTCATGATGGCGCCACGCAACGCATTTGAAATTACCTCGGAATATTTCACAACGCGCTCTGCCTTAGACAAAGAAAATCAGGCAATGAAGGCCCATCTAGCAGAACTCTCGCTACTGGCAAATCAATCAGAATTCTTAATGATTGAGAATCAAAATTTGCGAGAGTTGATGGCGTTGCAAAAGCAGGCTTCTTTTAAAACCCTATCAGTTGAAATTCTATTCAATCCACCCAATCCAATTTCGCAACGAATTGTGATTAACCGGGGCAGCAATGATGGTTTAAAACTGGGTAACCCAATCGCTAATGATGCCGGCATTCTTGGGCAAGTAGTAAGACTTTATGAGCGCTCTGCAGAAGTATCCCTGCTGGAAGATCGGGACTTTGCTGTTCCAGTCCAGGTGGCCCGAAATGGCCTTAGAGCAGCTGTTTTTGGGACTGGGCGCGGCAACCCCCTGGAATTACGCTACCTCCCCGTAGCAAGCGACCTAGAAGTAGGCGATGTCTTGCTGACCTCTGGCATTGACGGGGTCTATCCCCCTGGATTTGCGGTTGCTGTCATTAGCAAAATTGAGCGCAATGTGGATAAAAATTCTTCTAACGTATTTTGCGAGCCGGTAGCTGCGGTTAATCGCTATCGCCAAGCTTTGGCACTTCTATACGACCCTCAATTTGATGCTAAAGCGCCTATCAACAATAAACCGGACGCCGGAACCCAAAATAACACCCCTGGTCGGAGACAAACCCGCGCAAGAGGCATGCAATGA
- the dksA gene encoding RNA polymerase-binding protein DksA, whose amino-acid sequence MSDKDYMNAAQLDFFRQKLLTLKDDILKNASETTEHLRENILVPDPADRATIEEEHALELRTRDRERKLLKKVEQALGRIESGDYGWCEETGEPIGLNRLIARPTANLSLEAQERRELRQKLFGE is encoded by the coding sequence ATGTCTGACAAGGACTACATGAATGCTGCCCAGCTGGATTTTTTCCGTCAAAAGCTGTTGACCCTTAAAGATGACATTTTGAAAAATGCATCTGAGACAACAGAACATCTCCGCGAAAATATTTTGGTTCCAGATCCGGCTGATCGTGCAACGATTGAGGAAGAGCACGCATTGGAATTGCGTACCCGCGATCGCGAGCGCAAGCTATTGAAAAAAGTTGAGCAGGCGCTCGGACGAATTGAGTCTGGTGATTATGGTTGGTGCGAAGAAACAGGCGAGCCAATCGGCTTGAACCGTTTAATTGCAAGGCCTACAGCCAATTTGTCTCTCGAGGCGCAAGAGCGTCGCGAACTCCGTCAAAAATTATTTGGCGAATAA
- a CDS encoding DUF484 family protein has product MSAIDPKQAEQEELVAEWLRATPGFFERYANLFNEIRIKHPHEDRAISLQERQMTVLRTQNQELNRRLSEMLHFGSRNDKTQQSLVAWLLRLMKANNKADVEAAITSGLAEVFEVEAAQLLSPNSAFGPWVDTPLCGSAKELAAASVDLLASQTQIDPEWQSMVAIGLPLGKSIGANQSPAVLLLASKDETRFTADMGAFYLRQIAELTAAALDRIQAYEIKAG; this is encoded by the coding sequence ATGAGTGCAATAGATCCAAAACAGGCTGAGCAAGAAGAGTTGGTTGCTGAGTGGTTGCGCGCAACCCCAGGCTTCTTTGAGCGTTATGCCAATCTATTTAACGAGATTCGGATTAAGCACCCTCACGAAGATCGTGCCATCTCTTTGCAAGAGCGTCAGATGACGGTCTTGCGCACGCAAAACCAAGAGCTCAATCGACGTTTAAGTGAGATGCTTCACTTTGGCAGTCGCAATGACAAAACACAACAAAGTTTGGTTGCTTGGTTATTGCGTTTAATGAAAGCAAACAATAAGGCTGATGTTGAGGCTGCAATTACGTCTGGTTTGGCAGAGGTTTTTGAGGTTGAGGCTGCGCAATTGTTATCGCCTAATTCAGCGTTTGGCCCTTGGGTGGATACGCCCTTGTGTGGCTCTGCCAAGGAGTTGGCCGCTGCTAGCGTGGATTTATTGGCTAGCCAAACTCAGATTGATCCCGAATGGCAAAGCATGGTGGCTATCGGTCTACCGCTTGGCAAGAGTATTGGCGCGAACCAATCGCCAGCAGTTCTTTTGTTGGCCAGTAAAGACGAGACTCGGTTTACTGCCGATATGGGCGCCTTCTATTTAAGACAAATTGCTGAACTAACTGCGGCAGCTTTGGATCGTATCCAGGCTTATGAAATTAAAGCCGGCTAA